A genomic window from Lotus japonicus ecotype B-129 chromosome 1, LjGifu_v1.2 includes:
- the LOC130727984 gene encoding abscisic acid receptor PYL4, with protein MIPNPPNSSHHNPPTTVPDAVARYHTHAFSPNQCCSAVVQEIAAPVSTVWSVVRRFDNPQAYKNFVKSCHVILGDGDVGTLREVRVISGLPAAVSTERLDVLDDERHLISFSMVGGDHRLTNYRSVTTLHPSPVSDADGNHRSGTVVVESYVVDVPPENTSEDTRVFVDTILRCNLQSLAKFAENLPHRN; from the coding sequence ATGATACCAAACCCTCCAAACTCATCTCACCACAACCCTCCAACCACCGTCCCCGACGCCGTGGCCCGCTACCACACCCACGCGTTCTCCCCCAACCAGTGCTGCTCCGCCGTCGTCCAAGAGATTGCCGCCCCTGTCTCCACCGTCTGGTCCGTCGTCCGCCGCTTCGACAACCCCCAGGCCTATAAAAACTTCGTCAAGAGCTGCCACGTCATCCTCGGCGACGGCGACGTCGGGACCCTCCGCGAGGTCCGCGTGATCTCCGGCCTACCCGCCGCCGTCAGCACCGAGCGCCTCGACGTCCTCGACGACGAGCGCCACCTTATCAGCTTCAGCATGGTTGGCGGCGACCACCGCCTCACCAACTACCGCTCTGTCACCACCCTCCACCCCAGCCCCGTTTCGGACGCCGACGGAAACCACCGCTCCGGCACGGTGGTTGTGGAGTCCTACGTCGTTGATGTGCCACCGGAAAACACCTCCGAGGACACGCGCGTGTTCGTGGACACCATCCTCCGGTGCAACCTCCAATCTCTTGCGAAATTCGCTGAGAACTTGCCGCATCGAAACTGA